From Salvia splendens isolate huo1 chromosome 3, SspV2, whole genome shotgun sequence, a single genomic window includes:
- the LOC121793932 gene encoding protein FANTASTIC FOUR 3-like — translation MSTIVCQQNFVTETTTTLKLRVAQAGAGDDPLGSWGFLQNNSHQSSALNKDFYYTHPLSYNSKLSPKSLQLCTENLGSESGYDTFSDCTTIFSASDDHPTFSLRHCKHQKASPKYYRKINDFPPPLTTMSGASSLQVRRHSEGGRLIIDAVEGPFRNSYLHAERSDGRLKLSFTTATAEEEEIEESENESESESESDMNLLEKFQRFSRCKDGGSHETKALCSNWKPSTLCVATS, via the coding sequence ATGTCCACAATAGTCTGCCAGCAGAATTTCGTCACCGAGACCACTACCACCCTAAAACTCAGAGTCGCGCAGGCCGGCGCCGGCGATGACCCTCTCGGAAGCTGGGGATTTCTCCAAAACAACTCTCACCAATCATCAGCCCTCAATAAAGATTTCTACTACACTCACCCTTTATCCTACAATTCCAAACTCAGCCCCAAATCCCTTCAATTATGCACCGAGAATTTGGGGAGCGAATCCGGCTACGACACCTTCTCCGACTGCACCACCATTTTCTCCGCCTCCGACGATCACCCAACCTTCTCACTCCGCCACTGCAAACACCAGAAAGCTTCGCCCAAATACTACCGGAAAATTAATGATTTTCCGCCGCCACTCACCACAATGAGCGGCGCCAGCTCGCTGCAGGTGCGCCGCCACAGCGAAGGCGGCCGCCTCATCATCGACGCGGTCGAGGGGCCTTTCAGAAACTCCTACCTCCACGCCGAGAGGAGTGACGGCCGCCTCAAGCTCTCCTTCACCACCGCCACCGCTGAAGAGGAAGAAATTGAGGAGTCTGAAAATGAATCTGAATCGGAATCAGAATCGGATATGAATTTGTTGGAGAAATTTCAGAGGTTTAGTAGGTGCAAAGATGGCGGCAGCCATGAAACCAAAGCGTTGTGCAGTAATTGGAAACCTTCAACACTTTGCGTCGCAACTTcctaa